A stretch of DNA from Betaproteobacteria bacterium:
CGGCGAAGTGATGCAGGAGTCGGTGCAGGCGGCCTTGAGCGTCGTGCGCAACCGTTCGCGCAAACTCGGCATCGAGCCGGATTTCTACCAGAAGAATGACATCCACATCCACCTGCCCGAAGGTGCGACGCCCAAGGACGGTCCGAGTGCGGGTACCGGTATCTGCACGGCGCTGGTGTCGGTGTTCACCGGTATTCCGGTGCGCGCGGACGTTGCCATGACCGGCGAGATCACGCTGCGTGGCGAAGTGCTGCCGATCGGGGGACTGAAGGAGAAGTTGCTCGCCGCGCATCGCGGCGGCATAAAGACCGTGCTGATCCCCGAGGAGAACACCAAGGATCTGGCCGAAATTCCGGACAACATCAAGAACCGGCTCGATATCCATCCGGTGAAGTGGATCGATCAAGTGCTCGAGCTCGCGCTCGAGCGTGTGCCCGCTGCGATCGCGGAGAGCGAGTCGAAGGACGTGGCGCCTATTCCTGCGGCATCGGATCAGGACAACGCCGTGATGAAGCACTGAGCGCTTCGCTCGCGCTTCAGCTCCTTCTCCCAGATCCATCACCATGCGATGCACCTTGCGTGCTGCGGCGCGCACGTGCATCGCAGTTGTCTTGACATCAACTTTTCACGCTTGCTATAAAGCGCGTTCCACCACCGAGTCGGCGCCCGGCCGGCTACGATCAAAAAGCTACGAAAGGGGACCTACGTGAACAAGGCCGAGCTGGTCGAAGCGGTCGCCAAGGCTGCCGATATCTCCAAGGCCGCCGCCGAGCGGGCAGTCAACGGCGCGCTCGGTGCCATTACGACTTCGCTGCGTAAAGGGCAGAGCGTTACGCTGGTGGGATTCGGCACCTTTTCCGTGGGACGCCGGGCCGCACGAACCGGGCGAAATCCGCGCACCGGCGATGCGATCAAGATACGCGCAAGCAAGGTGCCGAAGTTTCGCGCTGGCAAGGAATTGAAGAGCGCGGTAAACTAGCAAGCTTCGCCGAGGAACGATGGCGGGTGGCTGGCAGCGATGCTTCGGCGTACCGGCATGAATCCAGGTTCGGGTGCTTAGCTCAGTGGTAGAGCGTCGCCCTTACAAGGCGAATGTCGGGAGTTCGACCCTCTCAGCACCCACCAAATCGATTCCCCGGACAACGGAGTGGTAGTTCAGTTGGTTAGAATACCGGCCTGTCACGCCGGGGGTCGCGGGTTCGAGTCCCGTCCACTCCGCCAATAACTTCAAGCAGTTACCCCTGCACTGTGTCCGACAAGGCCGGAACTCTGTGCCGGGTTTGTGCTGAAGTGCAGTTCGCAACCGCAATTTCGGCTGCCTTTTCCGCCTCCAAGACTTGGCGCGCGGCATTTATTTCGTCGTCCAGGATCGCAAGGTATGGCCGCAAATTGTCGAGGAAAAGATGCGTGTAGCCGTCCATGATCTTGGCTCCCCGCATGCTCCACCCGCCAAGCCTCGCTCTGATTTCAGCCGGTACGCCACGCTGCGCCAGCCACGAATTCCCACAATGGCGCATTGTATGCAACGTGATGTTCTCGACGAGACCGGCTGCCTCGCGACGCTTCCTCCATGCTTTAGTAACGACATGGAAGATCTTGTTGCCGCGATAGTGGAAGACGTACACCGGATGTCGGTCGGCCGCCTTGCGACGACGCTTCAGGATGGCTAGCGCAGTCGCATTGAGCGGGACATAGATTGACTTGCCGGTTTTTGTCTGCTTTCCGGCAATTTTCACGGCCCCTTTTTCCCAGTCAATCATTGACCACTCGAGCCCGGTGACGTTGGCGCGGCGGTGCATCGTCATCGCCCCGTAGAGCGCTATATCCGCCGAATGTGCTGGGAGCGTGTCGACAAGCCGCAGCACCTCCACTGGAGTAGGGCAAACATCGCGCGCTGGCGGCTCCTGATACGTCTTTAGGAGAGGGGCGCGATTTCCCCAAGCCCATTTGCGCTCTGCCGCGTTAAGGATGGTCGCCACGGCGCGAACGTACTTGTTCGCGGTGGTGTTTTGCGGCGAAGGGCCCGCGAGATTTACGGGACGGTATTCTTCGATGATGCTTGCAATCATCTCGCGCGTGATCTCGTTTAGATCCTTCACGTGCCGCAAATGGGCATCCCACCACAACAGTCTTTGCTGCTCATCGCTCCAGGACGCCATGGATTGAGCCACTTCCTTTGCTCGCTGCGCTACGGCCTCCTGCCATGTCCGCTTGGGCTTTACGCCCATGTACTGACTCAACCAGCGGTCATGTTTGCGCTTCGTTTCCAATGCCGCGGCTTCCTCGTAGTCTGTAGTGCCAGAGCTTTTGCGTACTCCGCCGACACGAATCCACCAGTACTCACTTCCTCGTCTTTTGAAAGGCATTGCTGTTCTCCGATATGTTCGTGCTTCCCGGAGTCCGGCAGCGCCAGCCGGCGGTCATCATACGGAAATCGCCAGAGCTTGCCAATTTTCCTCCCGCCCAACTCCTTGGCGTGCCTGCGAACCGTCTCCTCGCAGACGTCTAACTGGCGCGCCTTCTCTCGAAGGGAGACCTCCCGATGTGTCCCAGGTGTTTCGGCGACGACTGTCATGTCCTTGTCATTCACTTGATTGCTTCCCATCCGAGAGCTCTCATAGGAGAATTCCTTGGCTTCGCCAGGAACTTGAAGGCGCCGTCCAAATGACGAGGCGTCCCCACTATCTTGGTGCGGATAACCCACGGCCGTTGCCACAGCAGCGCAATTCGTGGGCATATCCTGACTAACGTCGCATCAAGTGACAACCTGCTGCAG
This window harbors:
- a CDS encoding DNA-binding protein HU (histone-like DNA-binding protein); translation: MNKAELVEAVAKAADISKAAAERAVNGALGAITTSLRKGQSVTLVGFGTFSVGRRAARTGRNPRTGDAIKIRASKVPKFRAGKELKSAVN
- a CDS encoding tyrosine-type recombinase/integrase encodes the protein MPFKRRGSEYWWIRVGGVRKSSGTTDYEEAAALETKRKHDRWLSQYMGVKPKRTWQEAVAQRAKEVAQSMASWSDEQQRLLWWDAHLRHVKDLNEITREMIASIIEEYRPVNLAGPSPQNTTANKYVRAVATILNAAERKWAWGNRAPLLKTYQEPPARDVCPTPVEVLRLVDTLPAHSADIALYGAMTMHRRANVTGLEWSMIDWEKGAVKIAGKQTKTGKSIYVPLNATALAILKRRRKAADRHPVYVFHYRGNKIFHVVTKAWRKRREAAGLVENITLHTMRHCGNSWLAQRGVPAEIRARLGGWSMRGAKIMDGYTHLFLDNLRPYLAILDDEINAARQVLEAEKAAEIAVANCTSAQTRHRVPALSDTVQG